Part of the Streptococcus ilei genome is shown below.
ATACAGCAAAAAAAGGCTGAGAAATTTTCTCAGCCTTTGCCTTTCTAGCCAAATACAAACAAACGGAGGCATGTAACGTGCTTAGAGATTATTACCCAATGACTTACAGTTATTACCAAGGCAGTATTGAAGACAATCCCTATACAGCCAAATGGGGAATGCTGACGAAGTTTTTGGATTTGAATGATGAAAGCTTGACTCCTTTTGAAGAAGTCACCTTTGGAATCCTTGGCTTTAAAAGCGATAAAGGAGTCTATATCAATAACGGTCGCGTCGGTGCTGTCGAAAGCCCAAACGCTATTCGAACCCAACTTGCCAAACTTCCTTGGCACTGGGGGACCAATGTCACAGTTTTTGATGTCGGGAATATCGATGGCCCCAATCGCTCTCTTGAAGATTTGCAAGAGAGTCTCTCTCAAACCATCAAACGAATGTTGGAGTTAAATATTCAACCAATCGTCCTTGGGGGAGGTCACGAAACAGCTTACGGCCACTATCTGGGCCTCAAATCCTCCTTGCAACCAGATGAACAATTGGCTGTCATCAATCTAGATGCTCACTTTGACCTGCGTCCCTATGACCAAACAGGTCCCAACTCTGGAACAGGATTTCGCCAAATGGCAGACCATGCAAAAAAAGAGAGCCAAGATTTCCCTTATTTAATCTTGGGCATTCAGGAACATAGCAACAACCTTTTCCTATTTAACTATGTGGCTAAGACACCAAGTATTGATTTCTTAACAGGACAAGACCTCTTCCGGATGACTCATCAAGCAATCCTTGATCGGATTGATCGCTTCTTAGAAAAACAAACAGCAGTCTACCTCTCTATTGATATGGACTGCTTTGCCGTCGGATCTGCCCCTGGCGTCAGCGCCATCCAGTCACTTGGGGTGGATCCAAAACTAGCCCTGATGCTACTCCAACACATTGCAGCCAGTGGTAAATTAGTTGGCTTTGATATCGTGGAAGTCTCCCCTCCTCATGATATTGACAACCACACCTCCAACCTTGCTGCGACCTTCATCTTTTACTTGACCCAAATCTTGGCTCAACAAAAATAGAAAACAAAACCTCTCTAACAATACAAAAGGCTTAGCAACATCCATCCCTAGGGCGTTGCTAAGCCTTTTTTCATTCTTCCTTTATGACGAAGGGAAGCAAAATTGATAAGCTGGAGAGAATACACTAGAGGTCTTTTAATCTTTTGAGGAAGGGACGGTCTCTATACGGAGTCAGATGTTGCTCTGCCAGTTTCTTGTAGTAGTCCTTATCTTCTTTCAAGAAAGCGCTCAAAGCAGGAAGCAATTGCTCTCCTTGCTCCTTCTGGGCCGCCAAGAAGGCTAAGAGATAACAAACCATCCCCTTGTCTCGCGCATTCGTCGTTTGCTTCATGGTTCCTTCTTTACGAGCCAGATAAGTTGCCACCTTCTCTTGCTCTCCAAAATGACAGGCGATTAAGGATTGATAAAATTCGAGCAATTCTTCCTTCCAAGGGAAGCGAACCCCGGACAAAACCTTTTGAGCCCTGTCAAAATAGAAGCGGGCTTGGACCAAATCTCTCTTCCAATAGTAGGCAATCCCAAGATCAATTTCAAACACCACTCGGACTGAATCAACAGATTGATCTCCCACCAAGCGTAGGACCTCTTCCAAATGGGTGACAGCTACTTGAAAATGCCCTCTCACTTGCTCTATTTCAGCCAGGTAGGCTAAAGATGCTGCAATTTGAATGGCATACTTGGCCTGCATGCTATTGGTCAGACTAAAGCAATCAATGGAGCGATAGAGGTGTCGGGTCGCCTGCTCCTCATCCCCTACCATCAAATGGTACAACCCCTTCAAGCGTAACTGAATCGCAATCGCTTCATGGTTGTTGGCCTGAATCGCATCTTCTAAAGCCAAATCTGTGTAATAGGCCATTTCAGAAATATTTTCTGTTTGAATACAATAATAAATGATTTGCCGGTACCCTTCTAAAAGAAAGTCGAGCCGTTTGAGTTCCCGCGCATAGGAGATGACCTTTTGAATATCATGAATCCCCTTTTGGTACTCACCACTTCGAATGAAGTAGCGCCCCTCTAGATACAAGTAGCGCAGTTGCAAATACTTGTAGTCTCTATCTTTTTGGTGTCGTGAAAAAAGCTGATCCAGTTCTCGACGAAGACGAGAGAGTTCCCCAAAAATGTCCAAATGGCTATTTTTCCCATCGGATACTCCCCCTTCTTCTCCCTTGGAGTATATTGGGAATAGTTCATGTTCTAGCTGGAGGATTTCTTCCAAGTAGGTCAGCTCAAAAGACAAGGAATGCAAGAGATTTTGGGACTGCTTATATTGGTAAGCTATTTCCTTATAGAAAAGCAGGTCTGTCGAATCTTCTAAGGTTTCTTCCAGTTTTTGCGCGATTTGTTGGTGGAAGAGACGCCGTCTAGCTGGTGACAGGAGTTGGTAGAAGTACATAGCTACCAATTGCTTGCAAAATTGGATTAAGAGATCCTCCCCTTCCTCCACTATTGAGATGATTCCTCTTTGAGCTAAAGGATCTAATAATGCAGTTAAAACAGAAAGATCTGTAGCTGTCAAATCGGCCAAGATAGACATGGAGATCGGCTTATGAAAACAAGACAAATAATGAAGAAGGGACTCCTCTTCACTGCTCAAGTCACCCAGCTCTTGAGACAGATAGGCTTGAATGATATCAGGTAAGGGCTCTAAACTTTCCTTCTCTTTCCACTCTTCTATATAGCTGGACAGCAAGAAGGGACTTCCTTCACTCCACTCCATCATTTGCTCGATCAGGGCTGGTTCTATCTGCCCCAGTTGCCCTTGCAAGAGTAATCGACTTTCCGTCGGATCAAAATTGGTCAACTCGAGCTGGGACAACCGTCTCTCGACTTTTAAACTCCCAAAGAAGGTGACCAAGAATTCCGGCAAGGGCCCTTCTGCTGTAACAATCAGTTGCCATCTTTCCCCGCTACTTTTCTCCTCCAATTGCTTTACTTTATTGAATGAGGCCGCATCCATCCACTGAGCATTTTCAAGCAGAATCAGGAGAGGTTTTTCTTGGCTGAGTCTTTGAAGGTGCTTCCGGACAGCAGGGAGATCGTCCGCTTTTCCTAGAGGAGAGACTTCTAGCTCTTCACTCACTTTCTCTAGGGAAGCTTTGAGGTCACCCCAGATTCCTCCTTCTTCTTTGCGACTGCCGACTTTGCCTTCCACCTTAACAAAGCTAAAACTGCGATTGGACATCAAGACCAATTGACGCATCAAACGTTTCTTGCCTGTTCCCGATTGCCCCATGACTAAGAGAGGGCCAATCGCTTCCCCCTTCTCTACTAAGGAGAGGTATTCTTCTAGTTGGGACAGTTCTTGTTTGCGACCAAAGAAAGGGAGTTCTCGGACATTCACACGATTGCTCTGTTTATGGGTGCGTTTAGCTTCCAAAACAGAATGATACAGTTCTTCTATCACTCGACTGGGACGAACATTCAGCTCACGATCCAATAAATCAACCAGCTTGTAATAGGTCTCAAAAAATTTCCCCAGCTGGTGATGGACTCTATAATACTCCATCAAGAGTTGGTAGTTCTTTTCTTCAAATTCATCCAGCTCTACTAAATGGTGGAGTAAGGACTCTATACCAGGATCCCCCAGCCCCTCTTTGTCAATCTTTTGATAACAGCTTTCAATATAGAGTTGCTTATAAGCGCTCCGTTTGCGAGAAGCCCACTGATCAAAGTCCTCATCATCCTTGACGTAGAAGCCTTCTAGAAAATCTCCCTGATAAAGATGTAAATTTCTTATCGGATCTCTTTCAAAGAGTTGAACATCCAAAGAAAAACTTAGCTCAGGATTCAGAGCTAGACTACTCCTACTGGGAGAGACGATGACATCCCCTTCAAAGATTTTATTGGCTTGGTAAACAGTATTCCGCAGATTTTTCCGGGCGACTTGATTTTCCTTGTCTCCCCATAAAATACCAGCAATTTCATCACGATTGACCTCGCCCGATACGGCTAAGTAATAAAATAAAGCCTCCATCTTCGAGAAAGAAAAACGGATGTCTTTCTGTTGGAAAACAACCTTAGGGGGTCCAAATAACTTCAACGTGAGTTCTCTCTTCATTGCAAGCGCCTCCAAAATCTTCATATTAATACTATAAAAAAAAAGTTGTCTTTTAGCAAGCAATTGGCCCAAGAAAAAAGAGACTGAGAAAAATTTTTCTCAATCTCTACAATTCCTTCTTAGACTGTTGATTAGATCACCTCTAAGTTTGGTTGATGATCAAATAAAGCTTTTGTTGCATGATGGACATGATAGGCTACATCTTCATTGTTCATGGTATAGAGATGGACACCTGCAACATCTTGTGTGACCAAATCTACGATTTGATCTACCGCATAAGCTAAACCAGCTGCACGAAGGGATTCTGGATCATGCTCATACTTATCAAGGATGGCTTTGAACTTCCGTGGGATATGAACATTTTCACAAGTTTTCAACAAGCGAAGGGCCTGGTTTCTGTTAAGAATTGGCATCACCCCTGCATGAATGGGAACATCAATTCCCGCTAAGATACACTTA
Proteins encoded:
- the hutG gene encoding formimidoylglutamase; translation: MLRDYYPMTYSYYQGSIEDNPYTAKWGMLTKFLDLNDESLTPFEEVTFGILGFKSDKGVYINNGRVGAVESPNAIRTQLAKLPWHWGTNVTVFDVGNIDGPNRSLEDLQESLSQTIKRMLELNIQPIVLGGGHETAYGHYLGLKSSLQPDEQLAVINLDAHFDLRPYDQTGPNSGTGFRQMADHAKKESQDFPYLILGIQEHSNNLFLFNYVAKTPSIDFLTGQDLFRMTHQAILDRIDRFLEKQTAVYLSIDMDCFAVGSAPGVSAIQSLGVDPKLALMLLQHIAASGKLVGFDIVEVSPPHDIDNHTSNLAATFIFYLTQILAQQK
- a CDS encoding AAA family ATPase, with amino-acid sequence MKRELTLKLFGPPKVVFQQKDIRFSFSKMEALFYYLAVSGEVNRDEIAGILWGDKENQVARKNLRNTVYQANKIFEGDVIVSPSRSSLALNPELSFSLDVQLFERDPIRNLHLYQGDFLEGFYVKDDEDFDQWASRKRSAYKQLYIESCYQKIDKEGLGDPGIESLLHHLVELDEFEEKNYQLLMEYYRVHHQLGKFFETYYKLVDLLDRELNVRPSRVIEELYHSVLEAKRTHKQSNRVNVRELPFFGRKQELSQLEEYLSLVEKGEAIGPLLVMGQSGTGKKRLMRQLVLMSNRSFSFVKVEGKVGSRKEEGGIWGDLKASLEKVSEELEVSPLGKADDLPAVRKHLQRLSQEKPLLILLENAQWMDAASFNKVKQLEEKSSGERWQLIVTAEGPLPEFLVTFFGSLKVERRLSQLELTNFDPTESRLLLQGQLGQIEPALIEQMMEWSEGSPFLLSSYIEEWKEKESLEPLPDIIQAYLSQELGDLSSEEESLLHYLSCFHKPISMSILADLTATDLSVLTALLDPLAQRGIISIVEEGEDLLIQFCKQLVAMYFYQLLSPARRRLFHQQIAQKLEETLEDSTDLLFYKEIAYQYKQSQNLLHSLSFELTYLEEILQLEHELFPIYSKGEEGGVSDGKNSHLDIFGELSRLRRELDQLFSRHQKDRDYKYLQLRYLYLEGRYFIRSGEYQKGIHDIQKVISYARELKRLDFLLEGYRQIIYYCIQTENISEMAYYTDLALEDAIQANNHEAIAIQLRLKGLYHLMVGDEEQATRHLYRSIDCFSLTNSMQAKYAIQIAASLAYLAEIEQVRGHFQVAVTHLEEVLRLVGDQSVDSVRVVFEIDLGIAYYWKRDLVQARFYFDRAQKVLSGVRFPWKEELLEFYQSLIACHFGEQEKVATYLARKEGTMKQTTNARDKGMVCYLLAFLAAQKEQGEQLLPALSAFLKEDKDYYKKLAEQHLTPYRDRPFLKRLKDL